One genomic window of Pseudanabaenaceae cyanobacterium SKYG29 includes the following:
- a CDS encoding phosphoadenylyl-sulfate reductase encodes MELADKSTVEILQWAVDKFGDRIALACSFGAEDMVLIDMLSRLGKFKAFTLDTGRLHEETYQLMAKATRRYPQMELSIMFPDRAAVEQMVKEKGINLFYDSVENRKTCCYVRKIEPLSRALADLDAWITGVRADQTPNRATMDVVENDVIPVSKRPIVKINPLLRWSHEEVWEYIKTNQVPYNVLHDRGFPSIGCAPCTRAIEPGEDLRAGRWWWEEDNKECGLHVTAQGELVRANVT; translated from the coding sequence ATGGAACTAGCAGATAAATCAACGGTAGAAATACTGCAATGGGCAGTGGACAAATTTGGCGACCGGATTGCCCTTGCCTGTAGCTTTGGGGCGGAGGACATGGTACTGATTGATATGTTGTCCCGTTTGGGCAAGTTCAAAGCCTTTACCCTTGATACTGGTAGATTACACGAAGAAACCTATCAATTGATGGCAAAGGCAACCAGGCGCTATCCCCAGATGGAGCTAAGTATCATGTTTCCCGATCGGGCGGCAGTGGAACAAATGGTGAAAGAAAAGGGTATTAATCTCTTTTATGACAGTGTGGAAAATCGCAAGACCTGTTGCTATGTCAGAAAAATTGAACCTTTGAGCCGGGCTTTAGCAGACCTAGATGCTTGGATTACAGGGGTACGGGCAGACCAGACCCCCAATCGGGCTACGATGGATGTAGTGGAAAATGATGTGATACCTGTGAGCAAGCGTCCGATCGTGAAAATAAATCCCCTCTTGCGCTGGAGTCATGAGGAAGTATGGGAGTACATTAAAACTAATCAAGTACCCTACAATGTTCTCCATGACAGGGGATTTCCCAGTATTGGCTGTGCTCCTTGTACAAGAGCGATCGAGCCAGGGGAAGATTTACGGGCAGGCAGATGGTGGTGGGAAGAGGATAACAAGGAGTGTGGTTTACACGTCACTGCCCAGGGAGAGCTAGTTCGTGCCAATGTCACGTAA
- a CDS encoding pentapeptide repeat-containing protein has product MDTMQNFLRQKLLATKKCPQCYLEGVNLVYANLSGAELEEANLCGANLSNADLREACLRNAEMIYITLISTYLIGADLTGADLTGANLVGANLRCANLTSADLKGADMRETVLRNTNLTNTNLSGANLSAADLIYGLLEGANLQQATMREVDLIFANLRGANLQEANLCRANLSGANLQGANLREAILVGTKLSNANLQGADLTDAILCRANLIGANLTGANLTGAILLDASTIGTEFNHATFNNTTMADGSKFTNPEVKV; this is encoded by the coding sequence ATGGATACAATGCAGAACTTCCTGCGGCAGAAGTTGTTGGCAACTAAGAAGTGCCCCCAATGTTACTTAGAAGGTGTCAATCTGGTCTACGCCAATTTGAGTGGGGCGGAACTGGAGGAAGCAAATCTGTGTGGGGCTAACTTGAGCAATGCTGACCTGCGGGAAGCCTGTCTGCGTAATGCGGAAATGATTTACATTACCCTAATCAGTACTTATCTGATTGGGGCAGACTTGACGGGAGCGGATTTGACAGGAGCAAACCTAGTAGGAGCAAACCTCCGCTGTGCTAACCTCACCAGTGCTGACTTAAAAGGGGCGGATATGCGCGAGACAGTGCTGCGCAATACTAATCTGACAAACACAAACTTGAGCGGTGCCAATCTCTCGGCGGCAGATTTGATTTATGGGCTACTAGAAGGGGCTAACCTACAACAGGCAACCATGCGAGAGGTGGATTTAATTTTTGCCAATCTGCGGGGAGCGAATCTCCAGGAGGCTAATCTCTGTCGTGCCAATCTCAGCGGGGCAAATCTCCAGGGGGCAAACTTGCGGGAGGCGATTTTGGTGGGGACAAAACTCAGTAACGCTAATCTACAGGGGGCAGACCTCACAGATGCGATTCTCTGTCGAGCAAATTTAATTGGTGCCAATCTAACAGGGGCGAATTTGACAGGGGCGATTTTACTGGATGCTAGCACGATCGGGACTGAGTTCAACCATGCTACTTTTAACAATACCACAATGGCAGATGGCTCTAAGTTTACTAATCCAGAGGTGAAGGTGTAA
- a CDS encoding phosphate ABC transporter substrate-binding protein, with the protein MAKETSTNETIVLALSFLITAGLAGGLWWLLRDRTGPSQQTPPIVNTGSNSSVPTGTFNYGGSTTWAPIRAIVDPEITKDYPQFRLRYVDPIGRTPGSGTGIQMLIDRQLSFSQSSRSINDKEQARAQLRGFRLRQLDVAIDGLVVAVNHSLPVQGITVAELRDIYTGKIRNWREVGGPDLPITPYSRRLSDGGTVEFFWEYVMDKQDFGSNVQFVYSTTPGLREVSKNVGGIYYATAPEVVPQCTVKTLPLGRTRGNYVKPYTEPFIPPTRCPGERNSINITAFQSGEYPITRKLFVITRDEDNLDRQAGDFYANWLLTPKGQELIAKAGFVPLR; encoded by the coding sequence ATGGCAAAAGAGACCAGCACCAATGAGACGATCGTCCTTGCTCTTTCCTTTCTGATCACGGCAGGCCTGGCGGGGGGGCTATGGTGGTTATTGCGCGATCGTACTGGTCCTAGTCAGCAAACTCCCCCTATTGTCAATACGGGAAGCAACAGTAGCGTACCAACAGGAACCTTCAACTATGGCGGCAGTACTACTTGGGCACCGATTCGTGCCATTGTCGATCCAGAGATTACCAAGGACTATCCCCAGTTTAGATTACGCTATGTAGACCCGATCGGGCGAACACCAGGTTCGGGTACGGGGATTCAGATGCTGATTGACCGGCAGTTATCTTTCTCCCAGTCTTCCCGCTCGATTAACGACAAGGAACAAGCCAGAGCACAACTCAGGGGCTTTAGACTGCGTCAGCTAGATGTAGCGATCGATGGGTTAGTGGTGGCAGTTAACCATAGTTTACCAGTGCAGGGGATTACGGTAGCAGAGCTGCGGGATATTTATACGGGCAAAATTCGCAACTGGCGGGAGGTAGGCGGTCCTGATTTGCCGATTACTCCCTACTCACGGCGCTTGAGTGATGGGGGCACGGTGGAGTTCTTTTGGGAATACGTAATGGATAAGCAGGATTTTGGTAGCAATGTACAGTTTGTCTACAGTACCACTCCTGGTCTAAGGGAGGTGAGCAAGAATGTGGGGGGAATTTACTATGCCACAGCGCCGGAGGTAGTTCCCCAATGTACGGTCAAAACCTTGCCTTTGGGGAGAACCAGAGGTAACTATGTCAAACCCTACACCGAACCTTTCATCCCCCCCACTCGCTGTCCTGGGGAACGCAATTCTATCAACATTACTGCCTTTCAATCGGGGGAGTATCCAATTACCCGTAAGTTATTTGTAATCACCAGGGATGAAGACAACCTCGATCGCCAGGCGGGGGACTTTTATGCCAACTGGTTACTCACGCCCAAGGGACAGGAACTAATTGCCAAAGCAGGTTTTGTACCGCTGCGTTAA
- the purL gene encoding phosphoribosylformylglycinamidine synthase subunit PurL — MSTSPTKREGLTTQEYELVCQKLGREPNQAELGMFGVMWSEHCCYKNSRPLLRQFPTQGERILVGPGENAGVVKISDDIAVCFKIESHNRPSAVEPFQGAATGVGGILRDILTMGARPIAILNSLRFGDPQDAWVKTRIKGVVAGIAHYGNCVGVPTVGGEVYFDPVYNRNPLVNAMAIGILQTGTPVKSAAAGVGNPVLYVGATTGRDGIKGASFASAELSGNSGKDRPAVQVGDPFLEKLLIEACLEAFATGAVVAAQDMGAAGLTCSSAEMAAKGKVGIVLDLDRVPARASNLSAYEYLLSESQERMLMVVAKERVAEVVAIFHRWGLAAEVVGEVIAEPILRVFHKGKIAAEVPPRALAEETPVYHRPLPDTPSYVQTCWRWTESELPPDDRSFSAILLSLLASPSIASKRWIYRQYDHQVLNNTVILPGEADATVIRLRSVVNLDHHTDLGLAATVDGNGRYVYLDPYEGARLAVAEAARNLSCVGAEPLAITDNLNFGSPETPVGYWQLHEACRGIAAACRELGTPVTGGNVSLYNETIDDQGHAHVIYPTPVIGMIGLVADIRQTVRQGWQQPGDVIYLLGRADASLAGSEYLAGRGLITGRPLAVDMQLERQVQSVCRALIKQGIVKSAHDCSEGGLAVALAECCLTGSLGCTIDLSILPLSLSSLSLLFGESPSRIIVSVSPDQEDELINHVQAHLAGHFYRLGTVAEHDRFVVQNLLDVSLPQMQESYYSLQWD; from the coding sequence ATGTCTACATCACCAACCAAACGGGAAGGCTTGACTACCCAGGAATATGAGTTAGTTTGTCAAAAACTCGGCAGGGAACCCAATCAGGCGGAGTTGGGTATGTTTGGGGTGATGTGGTCGGAGCATTGCTGTTATAAGAATTCCCGGCCTCTATTGCGTCAGTTTCCCACCCAAGGGGAGCGGATTTTAGTAGGACCAGGGGAAAATGCTGGCGTGGTCAAAATCAGTGATGATATAGCTGTTTGTTTTAAGATTGAGAGTCACAATCGTCCCTCGGCGGTAGAACCGTTCCAGGGAGCGGCAACGGGGGTAGGGGGCATCCTCAGGGACATCTTGACGATGGGAGCTAGACCGATCGCCATTTTGAATTCCCTGCGCTTTGGTGACCCTCAGGATGCCTGGGTGAAAACTCGCATTAAGGGGGTAGTAGCGGGCATTGCTCACTATGGCAACTGTGTGGGAGTACCGACGGTGGGGGGGGAAGTGTATTTTGATCCCGTGTATAACCGCAATCCCCTGGTCAATGCCATGGCGATCGGGATTTTGCAAACAGGTACACCGGTCAAATCGGCGGCAGCGGGGGTTGGCAATCCAGTCTTGTATGTGGGAGCAACAACGGGGAGAGATGGTATCAAGGGAGCCAGTTTTGCCAGTGCGGAATTAAGTGGCAATTCAGGGAAAGATCGACCGGCGGTGCAGGTGGGTGACCCATTTCTGGAAAAGCTGCTGATCGAGGCTTGTTTAGAGGCATTTGCCACGGGGGCGGTGGTAGCAGCCCAGGATATGGGGGCAGCAGGTCTTACCTGTTCCAGTGCGGAGATGGCAGCTAAGGGGAAGGTAGGTATTGTCCTAGACCTCGATCGTGTCCCCGCCCGCGCTAGCAACCTGAGTGCCTACGAGTATCTGTTGTCGGAATCCCAGGAAAGAATGTTGATGGTTGTAGCAAAAGAGAGAGTGGCGGAAGTAGTTGCTATTTTCCACCGCTGGGGACTGGCAGCAGAGGTAGTGGGGGAAGTGATTGCTGAACCGATTTTACGGGTTTTCCATAAAGGTAAAATTGCCGCGGAAGTACCACCAAGAGCGCTGGCAGAAGAGACACCGGTTTATCATCGTCCCCTGCCTGATACCCCTAGTTATGTGCAAACCTGCTGGCGTTGGACAGAAAGTGAATTGCCCCCAGACGACCGATCGTTTTCTGCTATTCTCTTATCTTTACTTGCTAGTCCCTCCATTGCCTCTAAGCGGTGGATCTATCGCCAGTATGACCATCAGGTCTTAAACAATACGGTCATTCTACCGGGGGAAGCAGATGCCACAGTCATTCGTCTGCGATCGGTTGTTAACTTAGACCATCACACCGATCTGGGATTAGCAGCCACAGTGGATGGCAACGGGCGGTATGTTTATCTTGACCCCTACGAGGGGGCACGGTTAGCAGTGGCGGAAGCAGCTCGCAATCTCAGCTGTGTGGGGGCAGAGCCCCTGGCAATTACGGACAATCTCAATTTTGGTAGCCCGGAAACCCCTGTCGGTTATTGGCAACTCCATGAAGCCTGCCGTGGTATTGCTGCTGCCTGTCGGGAATTGGGAACACCAGTGACAGGGGGCAATGTGTCTTTGTACAACGAAACGATCGATGACCAGGGTCATGCCCACGTCATTTATCCCACTCCTGTAATCGGCATGATTGGTTTAGTGGCAGACATCAGACAAACGGTAAGACAGGGTTGGCAACAGCCAGGAGATGTCATTTACTTACTGGGACGAGCGGATGCCAGTTTAGCGGGGTCGGAATATTTAGCTGGCAGAGGATTGATTACCGGCAGACCATTGGCGGTAGATATGCAGTTAGAAAGACAAGTGCAATCTGTCTGTCGTGCTTTGATCAAGCAGGGCATCGTGAAATCAGCCCACGATTGTAGTGAAGGCGGTTTAGCTGTGGCTCTGGCGGAATGTTGCCTGACTGGCAGTCTAGGCTGTACGATCGACCTTTCTATCTTACCCCTCTCCCTTTCTTCCCTGTCTTTATTATTTGGTGAAAGTCCTAGTCGTATCATTGTCTCTGTCAGTCCCGACCAGGAAGATGAATTGATTAACCATGTACAAGCCCATCTCGCCGGCCACTTCTATCGTTTGGGTACAGTCGCAGAACACGATCGGTTTGTCGTCCAGAATTTACTAGATGTCAGTCTGCCGCAGATGCAGGAGTCCTATTATTCTCTGCAGTGGGATTGA
- a CDS encoding phosphate ABC transporter substrate-binding protein: protein MQQEKSHETIVLALSFLITLGVAGGLLWMFRGSFNFNKPADQTANAPAAPNPPVSLAPPPASTAAPSPPTLPVGTFNYGGSTTWAPIRALVDPEIARDYPQFRLRYLDPLDGSTPGSGTGIRMVIDRQLSFAQSSRSVKDEEQARAQARGFRLREVDVAIDGIVVAVNPNLAVEGITVEELRDIYLGKIRNWRQVGGPDLPITPYSRRPQDGGTVEFFQEYVLGKQNFGSNVEFVYSTTPALRKVSDNPGGIYYATAPEVVPQCSIKTLPLGRKKGNYVKPYAEPLVPPSRCPQERNSVNFAAFQSGDYPITRKLFVIMRDENSPDRQAADFYAEWLLTPKGQDLIAKAGYVPLR, encoded by the coding sequence ATGCAGCAAGAAAAAAGTCATGAGACGATCGTTTTAGCCCTCTCCTTTCTAATCACATTGGGGGTAGCAGGGGGGTTACTGTGGATGTTCAGGGGTTCCTTCAACTTCAACAAGCCTGCTGACCAGACGGCAAATGCTCCTGCGGCTCCCAATCCGCCAGTGAGTCTCGCTCCACCCCCAGCTAGCACTGCTGCTCCCAGTCCCCCTACCCTACCGGTGGGCACTTTTAACTATGGTGGGAGCACAACTTGGGCACCAATTCGGGCGTTAGTTGACCCAGAAATTGCTAGGGACTATCCCCAGTTTCGCTTGCGTTACCTTGACCCCCTCGATGGCAGTACACCGGGTTCAGGTACAGGTATTCGCATGGTGATTGACCGCCAGTTATCTTTTGCCCAATCTTCTCGCTCTGTCAAGGATGAAGAACAGGCAAGGGCACAGGCACGGGGATTTCGCCTGCGGGAAGTGGATGTAGCGATCGACGGCATTGTGGTAGCGGTTAATCCCAATCTGGCAGTAGAGGGAATTACGGTGGAAGAACTACGGGACATCTATTTAGGTAAAATCCGCAATTGGCGGCAGGTGGGGGGACCAGATTTACCAATTACTCCCTACTCGCGGCGACCGCAGGATGGGGGCACAGTTGAATTCTTCCAGGAGTATGTGTTGGGTAAACAGAACTTTGGCAGTAATGTCGAGTTTGTCTATAGCACTACGCCTGCTCTCCGCAAGGTAAGTGACAATCCAGGGGGCATTTATTACGCTACTGCTCCAGAAGTGGTGCCTCAGTGCAGTATCAAGACGTTGCCCCTAGGTAGAAAGAAAGGTAATTATGTCAAACCCTACGCCGAACCCTTGGTTCCCCCTAGTCGTTGTCCCCAGGAGCGCAACTCTGTTAATTTTGCTGCTTTTCAGTCGGGGGATTACCCTATTACCCGCAAGCTGTTTGTGATTATGAGGGATGAAAACAGTCCCGATCGGCAAGCAGCGGATTTTTACGCGGAGTGGTTACTCACTCCCAAAGGTCAAGACTTAATTGCTAAAGCCGGCTATGTCCCTCTACGGTAA
- a CDS encoding response regulator: HTTDDLLTEEPAEAEVLAAVEETPEHTTDDLLTEEPAEAEVLAAVEETPEHTTDDLLTQEPAEAEVLAAVEETPETTIDDLLTEEPAEAEVLAAAEETPESTIDDLLTQEPAEAEVLAAVEETPEHTIDDLVTEELSEVEIFGVAAVGETPESTTDDLFAGQELAGEDVFEAVEEVVGEPIVTAPETAETPLDDLLAELGEEEDEPSVSGTESEIDNILAAIEEGETEEVSTVEQQIEAIGYSEEEDMTILQGAPEFFATVTAEPKIPEELMEEVSLEDLLPEAAAEESTPEEDVTTIQEMPEFFATVESQEEESGFNIRAYDQQTDVVEFTDLFSMPEESLKPTDIEEELSQLLGDMEEQEIEEIASTFSGDEEDESGFFFSQETITREDDEGEITLIQLFNTDNREEELPDAIDDLVQLLGGSSTAEGEDTGAEMVEKDELMEAQVTSDVFAELESLLGEEVDASQLQELEALLEEPAPVPSSFDDLDALLSSIPPSPSKAAEVASPVAAKAALNITPPPGPSPRSTMVQNMRVDVRYLDNMNNLVGELIVNRNLLQQDQQRLQASLANLFNQINKLNDVAQKVRDEFDRSLMERRLEETLGHRYLKEERRGLTLTPDSRHQEQEHSSIIANDLDKHDKFNELALDIIELITRVKESASDVEFVIDETEQVSRQLGTITAQIEDDLKQVRMEPFSEISDRLPKQVRDLALKRKKQADIEISGRETMIDKVILQGLNTPINHLITNALVHGIEDPETRIALGKPPKGKITVKAYHQGNETIISVSDDGAGINPEKVRQSAITKGILTRAEAALLSDQDTYSLLFRPGFSTKAEVDEEGGRGVGLDAVVTQLNSIKGSIHVESAIGKGTTFTIRLPLTLSISKAIVCICNRNRVAFPVDSFEDVVEITQDKVYKNAEGLPCFMWRDRELTFRPLQDLLFYNRQIGRLGFIKHSEDDIISIIVLRSERNFLALQVDKFEGEIEIVIKQIEGPAPKPPGIAGVTVLGDGRVMAICNVLELFAIAAGTIAIPKYEQVQTEVADKDKSTTVLVVDDSVTMRKALVQTFEKAGYRVEEARNGKEAWDKLTSGLSCDLIFSDVEMPQMNGFQLLEKLQKDEQLRRIPVAMLTSQGKRVHIENAAKMGAKAYFVKAYTDQEVLEGAKRLLRGQVAGKILEIMSS, translated from the coding sequence AGCACACGACCGATGACCTACTGACAGAGGAACCAGCAGAAGCAGAGGTCTTGGCAGCGGTAGAAGAAACCCCAGAGCACACGACCGATGACCTACTGACAGAGGAACCAGCAGAAGCAGAGGTCTTGGCAGCGGTAGAAGAAACCCCAGAGCACACGACCGATGACCTACTGACACAGGAACCAGCAGAAGCAGAGGTCTTGGCAGCGGTAGAAGAAACCCCAGAGACCACGATCGATGACCTACTGACAGAGGAACCAGCAGAAGCAGAGGTCTTGGCTGCGGCAGAAGAAACCCCAGAGAGCACGATCGATGACCTACTGACACAGGAACCAGCAGAAGCAGAGGTCTTGGCTGCGGTAGAAGAAACCCCAGAGCACACGATCGATGACCTAGTGACTGAGGAACTGTCAGAAGTAGAGATCTTTGGCGTGGCAGCGGTAGGAGAAACACCAGAGAGCACGACCGATGATTTATTCGCTGGTCAAGAGCTAGCAGGAGAAGATGTCTTTGAGGCAGTTGAAGAGGTAGTAGGCGAGCCTATCGTTACAGCTCCAGAAACAGCAGAAACCCCGCTAGATGATCTACTGGCTGAGCTGGGAGAGGAAGAAGACGAACCCTCTGTTTCTGGAACAGAGTCGGAAATTGACAATATACTTGCTGCGATCGAAGAGGGGGAGACGGAAGAGGTTAGCACAGTAGAGCAACAGATAGAGGCAATTGGCTACTCCGAAGAGGAGGACATGACAATTTTACAAGGTGCACCAGAGTTCTTTGCGACCGTTACAGCAGAGCCTAAGATACCAGAAGAGTTGATGGAGGAAGTAAGCCTTGAGGATTTGTTACCAGAAGCAGCGGCAGAGGAAAGTACCCCTGAAGAAGACGTAACTACTATCCAAGAAATGCCAGAGTTCTTTGCTACCGTAGAGTCGCAAGAAGAAGAGTCAGGTTTTAACATCCGTGCCTATGACCAACAAACCGACGTAGTAGAATTTACAGACCTATTTAGCATGCCAGAGGAATCCTTAAAACCAACTGACATAGAAGAAGAGCTATCCCAGCTACTAGGCGATATGGAAGAACAGGAGATAGAGGAAATTGCCAGTACCTTTAGCGGGGATGAGGAGGATGAATCAGGTTTTTTTTTCTCTCAGGAGACAATAACTAGGGAGGATGATGAAGGAGAAATTACTCTGATCCAACTGTTCAACACAGATAATCGAGAAGAAGAACTGCCTGATGCCATTGATGACTTGGTGCAACTACTTGGAGGAAGCTCTACAGCAGAAGGCGAAGATACTGGTGCTGAAATGGTGGAAAAAGATGAGCTTATGGAAGCACAGGTAACCTCTGATGTGTTTGCTGAATTAGAGTCCCTCCTGGGGGAGGAAGTAGATGCCAGTCAATTGCAAGAATTAGAAGCCCTGCTGGAGGAACCAGCCCCTGTCCCTAGCAGCTTTGATGACTTAGATGCCCTCTTGAGTAGCATTCCTCCTTCTCCTTCTAAAGCAGCAGAAGTTGCATCTCCCGTGGCAGCGAAAGCAGCCCTCAACATTACACCGCCCCCTGGACCTTCCCCCCGATCGACAATGGTGCAAAACATGAGGGTAGATGTTCGGTATTTGGACAATATGAACAACCTAGTGGGGGAACTGATTGTCAACCGCAACCTTTTGCAACAAGACCAACAGCGTTTACAAGCATCCCTGGCTAATTTGTTTAATCAGATCAATAAACTCAACGATGTAGCGCAGAAGGTAAGAGATGAGTTCGACCGTTCTCTAATGGAGCGACGGCTAGAGGAAACTCTGGGTCATCGTTACCTCAAGGAAGAGCGCAGAGGTTTAACCCTCACTCCTGACAGCAGACATCAGGAACAGGAACATAGTTCGATCATTGCCAACGACTTGGATAAACATGACAAATTCAATGAACTAGCCTTGGACATTATTGAACTAATCACTAGGGTAAAAGAGTCAGCCTCCGACGTAGAGTTTGTGATTGATGAAACAGAGCAAGTCAGCCGCCAACTAGGGACTATTACTGCCCAGATTGAGGACGACCTCAAACAAGTGCGGATGGAACCCTTCTCAGAAATCAGCGATCGTTTGCCGAAGCAGGTGCGAGACCTGGCATTAAAGCGGAAAAAACAAGCAGACATTGAAATTTCCGGCAGAGAGACTATGATCGACAAGGTGATCTTGCAGGGGTTAAACACACCCATCAACCACCTGATCACCAATGCACTGGTACATGGTATTGAGGACCCAGAGACGCGGATAGCCCTGGGGAAACCGCCTAAAGGGAAGATTACAGTCAAAGCCTATCACCAGGGTAATGAAACGATCATTTCTGTATCTGACGATGGTGCAGGGATCAACCCAGAGAAAGTCAGACAGAGTGCGATCACGAAGGGTATCTTGACAAGGGCAGAGGCAGCCCTATTATCTGACCAAGACACCTACAGTTTATTGTTCCGCCCTGGATTTTCCACCAAGGCAGAGGTGGATGAAGAAGGGGGGCGGGGAGTTGGTCTGGATGCAGTAGTTACCCAGTTAAACTCTATTAAGGGTTCGATTCATGTGGAATCCGCAATCGGTAAGGGGACAACTTTTACAATTAGACTGCCTCTGACTCTGTCTATTTCCAAAGCAATTGTCTGTATATGCAATCGCAATCGCGTTGCCTTCCCCGTTGACAGCTTTGAGGATGTGGTAGAAATTACCCAAGACAAGGTCTACAAGAATGCAGAAGGGTTACCCTGTTTTATGTGGCGGGATAGGGAGTTAACATTCCGTCCTTTGCAAGACTTGCTCTTCTACAATAGGCAGATTGGCAGGTTAGGCTTCATCAAGCACAGTGAGGATGACATTATTTCTATCATTGTCTTACGATCGGAACGAAATTTCCTAGCACTGCAAGTTGATAAGTTTGAAGGGGAAATTGAAATAGTCATCAAGCAGATTGAGGGACCAGCTCCCAAACCGCCAGGGATTGCAGGGGTGACAGTGTTAGGGGATGGTCGCGTGATGGCAATTTGTAATGTATTGGAGTTGTTTGCCATTGCAGCAGGCACGATCGCTATACCGAAGTATGAACAAGTACAGACGGAGGTAGCAGATAAAGACAAGTCAACAACGGTACTGGTGGTAGACGACTCAGTGACGATGCGTAAAGCTCTGGTACAGACCTTTGAAAAGGCGGGGTATCGGGTGGAAGAAGCCCGCAATGGTAAGGAAGCCTGGGACAAACTCACCAGTGGGTTGTCTTGCGATTTGATCTTCTCCGATGTGGAAATGCCGCAGATGAATGGCTTCCAGTTGTTGGAAAAACTACAGAAAGACGAACAACTGCGTCGGATTCCTGTTGCCATGTTGACATCCCAAGGTAAGCGGGTGCACATTGAAAATGCTGCTAAGATGGGAGCAAAAGCCTACTTTGTTAAAGCATACACTGACCAAGAGGTACTAGAGGGAGCGAAGAGACTACTGCGGGGACAAGTAGCAGGCAAGATTTTGGAAATTATGAGTTCCTAG
- the groES gene encoding co-chaperone GroES: MATLTLGVASVKPLGDRVLVKVLEQEQKTAGGIILPDTAKEKPQIGEVVAVGNGRVNDDGKRQPVDVKVGDRVFYSKYAGTDLKIGNDDYVLLSEKDILATLS, translated from the coding sequence ATGGCGACATTGACTTTAGGTGTAGCCAGCGTGAAACCCCTAGGCGATCGGGTGCTGGTGAAGGTACTAGAGCAAGAGCAAAAGACGGCGGGGGGAATTATTCTCCCTGACACTGCCAAAGAAAAGCCCCAGATTGGTGAAGTAGTAGCGGTGGGCAATGGCAGAGTCAATGATGACGGCAAGCGCCAACCTGTTGATGTCAAAGTAGGCGATCGGGTGTTTTATTCCAAGTACGCCGGTACTGACCTCAAGATCGGCAACGATGACTACGTACTGCTGTCAGAGAAAGACATCTTAGCAACTTTATCTTAA